In Triticum urartu cultivar G1812 chromosome 6, Tu2.1, whole genome shotgun sequence, the following proteins share a genomic window:
- the LOC125515634 gene encoding uncharacterized protein LOC125515634 isoform X2, whose translation MDAPAPDNIAAEEAGQQQMHQDEKEHRPMFRRVKDRMRKMKNTIAGHGHDHDHDHEQDTGGGDSNSTGEDEEDAATREAEVEKAGYQQQDVEDKPIFADSSPELHGAPMYDSERIPAAAKEVEHNDAPAAAQEVKRDDAAGMRLGDLGGPPSAKEVKLDDTQRVPLGDLGAPAAAQEVKRDDTQGVPLGDLGSPVVEDPAVPNSSTPMPPGGQDIGTTDAVRNLEAMTVSDDPKQVGARKMDVDVSKEYEAMPVSDGTGEERNDAPTDAEYTGSDTDRLKNTAAGTVYEKVAGVGTVMASKAQQVTPGVGAGGNAQDDSSATAAPESVTAGAGKRDLDLPQEGTRASYTGTEGLKDAATDAAGTEGLKNAATDATGTEGLKNAATDATTEGAPGATYTDMIKSAAAGTTEYGKKLASTVYDMIKSAVAGATEYGKKLASTVYEKVAGVGTAVASKAQQVTTSAGTAVLHGAAPRTNTNVM comes from the exons ATGGACGCGCCGGCCCCCGACAACATCGCCG CTGAGGAGGCCGGGCAGCAACAGATGCACCAGGACGAGAAGGAGCACAGGCCGATGTTCAGGAGAGTCAAGGACAGgatgaggaagatgaagaacaCCATCGCCGGCCACGGCCACGATCACGATCACGATCACGAGCAGGACACCGGGGGCGGTGATAGCAACAGCACCGGCGAGGACGAGGAGGATGCGGCGACGAGGGAAGCCGAGGTGGAGAAGGCCGGATACCAGCAGCAAGACGTCGAGGACAAGCCCATCTTCGCGGACTCCAGTCCCGAGCTGCACGGCGCACCCA TGTACGACTCGGAGAGGATCCCTgcggcggccaaggaggtggagcACAACGACGCTCCGGCAGCGGCGCAGGAGGTGAAGCGCGACGACGCCGCGGGGATGCGGCTCGGCGACTTGGGCGGCCCGCCGTCGGCGAAGGAGGTGAAGCTGGACGACACCCAGAGGGTGCCGCTCGGCGACCTTGGCGCCCCGGCAGCGGCGCAGGAGGTGAAGCGCGACGACACCCAGGGG GTGCCGCTCGGCGATCTCGGCAGCCCTGTCGTCGAGGACCCGGCCGTGCCGAACTCGAGCACGCCCATGCCGCCAGGTGGCCAAGACATCGGCACGACGGATGCCGTCCGTAACTTGGAGGCGATGACTGTGTCAGACGACCCCAAGCAAGTCGGCGCACGGAAGATGGACGTCGACGTGAGCAAAGAGTATGAGGCAATGCCGGTGTCGGACGGCACCGGGGAGGAACGGAACGACGCACCCACGGACGCCGAGTACACCGGGAGCGACACGGACAGGCTCAAGAATACGGCAGCTGGCACGGTATATGAGAAGGTCGCCGGCGTCGGCACGGTCATGGCGAGCAAGGCGCAGCAGGTCACCCCCGGCGTCGGCGCTGGCGGGAACGCGCAGGACGACTCCAGCGCAACTGCCGCCCCTGAATCGGTGACCGCCGGTGCCGGGAAGAGGGACCTCGACTTGCCGCAAGAGGGAACGCGGGCGTCCTACACCGGCACGGAGGGGCTGAAGGACGCGGCAACGGACGCGGCGGGCACGGAGGGGCTGAAGAACGCGGCCACGGACGCGACGGGCACGGAGGGGCTGAAGAACGCCGCCACGGACGCGACGACGGAGGGCGCGCCTGGCGCGACGTACACGGACATGATCAAGTCCGCGGCGGCGGGCACCACGGAGTACGGCAAGAAGCTGGCTAGCACGGTGTACGACATGATCAAGTCCGCGGTGGCGGGCGCCACGGAGTACGGCAAGAAGCTAGCGAGCACGGTGTACGAGAAGGTCGCCGGCGTCGGCACGGCCGTTGCGAGCAAGGCCCAGCAGGTGACGACATCGGCCGGCACCGCGGTGCTTCACGGCGCGGCTCCAAGGACCAACACGAATGTGATGTGA
- the LOC125515634 gene encoding low-temperature-induced 65 kDa protein-like isoform X1: MDAPAPDNIAAEEAGQQQMHQDEKEHRPMFRRVKDRMRKMKNTIAGHGHDHDHDHEQDTGGGDSNSTGEDEEDAATREAEVEKAGYQQQDVEDKPIFADSSPELHGAPMYDSERIPAAAKEVEHNDAPAAAQEVKRDDAAGMRLGDLGGPPSAKEVKLDDTQRVPLGDLGAPAAAQEVKRDDTQGVRLADLGAPAAAQEVKRDDTQGVPLGDLGSPVVEDPAVPNSSTPMPPGGQDIGTTDAVRNLEAMTVSDDPKQVGARKMDVDVSKEYEAMPVSDGTGEERNDAPTDAEYTGSDTDRLKNTAAGTVYEKVAGVGTVMASKAQQVTPGVGAGGNAQDDSSATAAPESVTAGAGKRDLDLPQEGTRASYTGTEGLKDAATDAAGTEGLKNAATDATGTEGLKNAATDATTEGAPGATYTDMIKSAAAGTTEYGKKLASTVYDMIKSAVAGATEYGKKLASTVYEKVAGVGTAVASKAQQVTTSAGTAVLHGAAPRTNTNVM; this comes from the exons ATGGACGCGCCGGCCCCCGACAACATCGCCG CTGAGGAGGCCGGGCAGCAACAGATGCACCAGGACGAGAAGGAGCACAGGCCGATGTTCAGGAGAGTCAAGGACAGgatgaggaagatgaagaacaCCATCGCCGGCCACGGCCACGATCACGATCACGATCACGAGCAGGACACCGGGGGCGGTGATAGCAACAGCACCGGCGAGGACGAGGAGGATGCGGCGACGAGGGAAGCCGAGGTGGAGAAGGCCGGATACCAGCAGCAAGACGTCGAGGACAAGCCCATCTTCGCGGACTCCAGTCCCGAGCTGCACGGCGCACCCA TGTACGACTCGGAGAGGATCCCTgcggcggccaaggaggtggagcACAACGACGCTCCGGCAGCGGCGCAGGAGGTGAAGCGCGACGACGCCGCGGGGATGCGGCTCGGCGACTTGGGCGGCCCGCCGTCGGCGAAGGAGGTGAAGCTGGACGACACCCAGAGGGTGCCGCTCGGCGACCTTGGCGCCCCGGCAGCGGCGCAGGAGGTGAAGCGCGACGACACCCAGGGGGTGCGGCTTGCTGACCTTGGCGCCCCGGCAGCGGCGCAGGAGGTGAAGCGCGACGACACCCAGGGGGTGCCGCTCGGCGATCTCGGCAGCCCTGTCGTCGAGGACCCGGCCGTGCCGAACTCGAGCACGCCCATGCCGCCAGGTGGCCAAGACATCGGCACGACGGATGCCGTCCGTAACTTGGAGGCGATGACTGTGTCAGACGACCCCAAGCAAGTCGGCGCACGGAAGATGGACGTCGACGTGAGCAAAGAGTATGAGGCAATGCCGGTGTCGGACGGCACCGGGGAGGAACGGAACGACGCACCCACGGACGCCGAGTACACCGGGAGCGACACGGACAGGCTCAAGAATACGGCAGCTGGCACGGTATATGAGAAGGTCGCCGGCGTCGGCACGGTCATGGCGAGCAAGGCGCAGCAGGTCACCCCCGGCGTCGGCGCTGGCGGGAACGCGCAGGACGACTCCAGCGCAACTGCCGCCCCTGAATCGGTGACCGCCGGTGCCGGGAAGAGGGACCTCGACTTGCCGCAAGAGGGAACGCGGGCGTCCTACACCGGCACGGAGGGGCTGAAGGACGCGGCAACGGACGCGGCGGGCACGGAGGGGCTGAAGAACGCGGCCACGGACGCGACGGGCACGGAGGGGCTGAAGAACGCCGCCACGGACGCGACGACGGAGGGCGCGCCTGGCGCGACGTACACGGACATGATCAAGTCCGCGGCGGCGGGCACCACGGAGTACGGCAAGAAGCTGGCTAGCACGGTGTACGACATGATCAAGTCCGCGGTGGCGGGCGCCACGGAGTACGGCAAGAAGCTAGCGAGCACGGTGTACGAGAAGGTCGCCGGCGTCGGCACGGCCGTTGCGAGCAAGGCCCAGCAGGTGACGACATCGGCCGGCACCGCGGTGCTTCACGGCGCGGCTCCAAGGACCAACACGAATGTGATGTGA